In a single window of the Malaciobacter mytili LMG 24559 genome:
- a CDS encoding conjugal transfer protein TraH, producing the protein MKNKIISFFIVLCLVANVFATDLKDMITDYRSSSGTWESPSTGTKYHYGGSYEFTFNGSNKFQPLITYETPSFKVGCNGVSLKGGFVGLLGLNEIKDQIKDAGASLAWGAMIALQYAVPALFDVFNKIRSWAATIQRMLQNACNIGTMLATSTISGNKAMQTVNNAINDNPISDTLQSGMTGLDGVFKEIDKFTNCSNLSTAPGPNGEISPAAKCMEKLGSTKPNPPKNSTNITAARFINTNIPIPDKSENKLFIDKLSNLLDNGKIDSTTVATGTDLAEFKNLIKITRVFFGDLAVDIDSYKSNVLAGTEAFEGKKGYEKGSYKISTKLIKDSLKKTASGDMKEQTPQKFKKIPAVISSAENAANALIYGIKKQTNTSNCGDGYCYIDDNTVYYYDFAESDDRHVGSGIVSDTTTSTKESLKLTWSGAYNESLKSIRTLVRKKTNIEPTYKTIYDDLKSTTIESNSFSTTIPLVVPNATRYVEIITKIEKVSNKETYLSAYLKNILAEQNSIQIARSLLNMLKGKISDLSQISGKVGDVLAFENDLLERKKAIEIEIDKIIDKSKDSKDLNEIFLSIEQELQNKKVRNF; encoded by the coding sequence ATGAAAAATAAAATAATTTCATTTTTCATTGTCTTATGTTTAGTTGCAAATGTATTTGCAACTGATTTAAAAGATATGATAACTGATTATCGTTCAAGTTCAGGAACATGGGAATCTCCTTCAACGGGGACTAAATATCATTATGGAGGAAGTTACGAGTTTACATTTAATGGCTCTAATAAATTTCAACCATTAATTACTTATGAAACACCTTCATTTAAAGTAGGATGTAATGGAGTTTCATTAAAAGGGGGCTTTGTTGGTTTACTTGGATTAAATGAAATAAAAGATCAAATAAAAGATGCAGGAGCATCATTAGCTTGGGGTGCTATGATTGCACTACAATATGCGGTACCTGCATTATTTGATGTTTTTAATAAAATAAGAAGTTGGGCAGCAACTATACAAAGAATGTTACAAAATGCTTGTAATATAGGAACTATGCTTGCCACATCAACAATCTCAGGTAATAAAGCTATGCAAACTGTAAATAATGCAATTAATGATAATCCAATTAGTGATACACTTCAAAGTGGAATGACTGGATTAGATGGGGTTTTCAAAGAAATAGACAAATTTACAAATTGTTCTAATTTAAGCACAGCACCAGGACCAAATGGAGAAATTTCACCTGCTGCAAAGTGTATGGAAAAGCTAGGTTCTACAAAACCTAATCCACCAAAAAACAGTACAAATATTACAGCAGCAAGATTTATTAATACAAATATTCCAATTCCTGATAAATCAGAGAATAAACTATTTATAGATAAATTAAGTAATCTGCTTGACAATGGAAAAATAGATTCAACAACAGTTGCAACGGGAACTGATTTAGCTGAATTTAAAAATTTAATTAAAATTACTAGAGTTTTTTTTGGAGATTTAGCAGTTGACATTGATAGTTATAAATCAAATGTACTTGCAGGAACAGAAGCATTTGAAGGTAAAAAAGGCTATGAAAAAGGTTCATACAAAATAAGTACTAAGTTAATTAAAGACTCACTTAAAAAAACTGCTAGTGGGGATATGAAAGAACAAACACCTCAAAAATTCAAAAAAATACCTGCGGTAATTTCAAGTGCAGAAAATGCTGCAAATGCTTTAATATATGGTATTAAAAAACAAACAAATACATCAAATTGTGGAGATGGATATTGTTATATAGATGATAACACAGTGTATTACTATGATTTTGCAGAGAGTGATGATAGACACGTTGGTTCAGGTATTGTATCAGATACAACAACAAGTACAAAAGAATCTTTAAAACTAACATGGAGTGGGGCATATAATGAATCACTTAAATCAATTAGAACTCTAGTTAGAAAAAAAACAAATATAGAGCCAACATATAAAACAATATATGATGATTTAAAAAGTACAACAATAGAATCGAATTCATTTTCAACAACAATTCCACTAGTTGTTCCAAATGCTACAAGATATGTTGAGATAATTACAAAGATTGAAAAAGTTTCAAATAAAGAGACATATTTATCAGCATATTTAAAAAATATTTTAGCTGAACAAAATTCTATTCAAATTGCAAGAAGCTTATTAAATATGTTGAAAGGTAAGATATCTGATTTATCACAAATAAGTGGAAAAGTAGGTGATGTATTAGCATTTGAAAATGATTTATTAGAAAGAAAAAAAGCTATTGAAATAGAAATAGATAAAATA
- a CDS encoding SEL1-like repeat protein, whose amino-acid sequence MRLIKCSLIFMILVNYTFAQTFTNSYLNNGISVDTKEQKEIRTYEDYMELESLLKKAITQGDQSKYFSLGALYLEDFPFKKADKEKAKIYLNKALNLGYGLASLALIEDYIMIGDLDNALLLLEKGLKGKNTDPNSKIVLAVTYNGIVLDYKFTNMPYVHKALDLTYPISQITNVSSLDFSIANLLNIAGNYEEAKKYLNTACNNPNVEPTIKNACDNSMGIKNNIKKSTECTTCGLGALK is encoded by the coding sequence ATGAGGCTAATTAAATGTAGTTTAATTTTTATGATTTTGGTAAATTATACATTTGCACAAACTTTTACAAACTCATACTTAAACAATGGTATAAGTGTAGATACAAAAGAACAAAAAGAGATAAGAACATATGAAGATTACATGGAGCTTGAATCATTATTAAAAAAAGCAATAACGCAAGGTGATCAATCTAAATATTTTTCATTAGGTGCATTGTATTTAGAGGATTTTCCATTTAAAAAAGCTGATAAAGAAAAAGCAAAAATCTATTTAAACAAAGCATTAAATTTGGGTTATGGATTAGCATCATTAGCATTAATTGAAGATTATATAATGATTGGTGATTTAGATAATGCTCTATTGCTATTAGAGAAAGGACTAAAAGGTAAGAATACTGATCCAAATAGTAAAATAGTATTAGCGGTAACTTATAATGGAATAGTATTGGATTATAAATTTACAAATATGCCATATGTTCATAAAGCATTAGATTTAACTTATCCAATATCACAAATTACAAATGTATCTTCATTGGATTTTAGTATTGCAAATTTATTAAATATTGCAGGTAATTATGAAGAGGCAAAAAAATATTTAAATACAGCTTGCAATAATCCAAATGTAGAACCTACAATAAAAAATGCTTGTGATAATAGTATGGGAATAAAAAACAACATTAAAAAGAGTACGGAATGTACTACTTGTGGGTTAGGAGCATTAAAATGA